The Solanum pennellii chromosome 4, SPENNV200 genomic interval CACCTAAATTTTGATGGTTTGAAATCCTAATTTACATTTCTGAGGCTGCAACGGATTCAGTAAACTGGTAATGGAGCTGTTTTCATATCCAATTGTGTATGTACAGGTTACGTTTGTTGCATGCAGAACTTAATagtcttattttcttttaaccTCAATTGACCCAATATAATCAAAGGGCTAAAGTCGAGTCACTATGACTTGCATATAAAAATTGGGGGTAGGTCGTTGATCAAGCCTCACTAACAAGATGAAAGTCTAGATAACCAACCATATGAGCCACAAAGATCCCCATGATTCGCGTGTTTCCTACTTATTGTTTTGAAAACCGATTCAGGCAGGCAATCTAATATGGTTTACTTATGGATtgtcttttatttattgcaGGAGATCATGGGAGTCTTCAATAGGAACTGCATGATATCATATTCTGCATATAGGAACATATTCCCTATCTGGGCATTGGGAGAATATCGCGCTCATGTACTCAAAGCTAATTGAGTTGCAGTTCCAGATGATACTTAAAAACTcgactcttttctttttatagtcCCATCTTTAACTTGTTAGATACACAATAAATGAGTTGGTTAATTTACGTTATTTTGTAACTTATCTCTGCTTGTGGTTCCTATGCTGTGTTGTTTGAGACGGAAACTGATTCAATGCTCAAGGACTAACGACATGCATCAAGGTAGCACTACGAAAATTAGACTTGGATTACAAGTATTTAAAAGTGGAGGGATAAAATGAACTTCAAATATTCTGACGTTTGgatcattaaatattttgaggaacaagtaaatcaaaaatcatttcacttatatttcttttttatcaatattaatgATTAGTGCTGTCAATATCGTTGATTTTTCGATGCTTAACCCACaaataaatgatgttaagattTCTTAATTACATTCATGCTTCAACACAACAGGATTGAAGTTGGAATTGTCAAAATCTAAACATAAAAGTCCAGAGATCTAAAGTTCAAACAATTCCAACTTCAAGTTTGCTTCTCTTCCATTGTCGTATGCATATGTCTCGACTCATTTTTATGCTTTTGTTATTATTAACGTCTGGATCTACTCGCGCATTGCCAGAACTAGACATTCAGgaacaaatacatatatgaaatgcttttttttaaaagatacaaGCTTTGAGAATGTTGCACATTTCACATATAGATGTGACAATAAAGCTAGATAATAGTAGCCTTTGAGACTCATGACCAAAAACGAAATACCATCAACCTGTCATGCAATATCTGAAATAAGTTCATCTCCAGACTCATGACCAAAAACGAAATACGATCAACCTGTCATGCAATATCTAAATTACGTTCATCTCCAACTGATTTGCAAAGAGTATTTGCATCTTTAAACACCTGAGTGTAAGATAATGTTGGATTCAATTCAGTATCAACCAGGTTTCCTGAGCAAGTATCGACTTCAGAACTTTCAAATATTCTTACACTAAAGAGGAGATTCTCAACCTGTTTAATAGAACTGCAAAATCACTCCAAACTGGAGGGAACGTCGCAATAAATACATAGGTACAATAATCACAAGCAATGCCACCATGTTGTCGTTGTCAAGCTTTGGGTTAAAAGGTGTTTGTACATCAAAAGAACCTTTTTGTTGATAAAGTAGCACAATCAACTTTTTCATCTGTCCTCATGTATGTTCTGTCATGTCATAAATTAATGGAGCATGTACTCACCATTAGATTTAAGCGACTTCCTAGCTCTTAGTCCTCAACCTACTGATGCACATGTTAAATAAAACCTACTCGAGTTGAAGGTTTGCTTAAGAAGCTCGACTTACAAGCATTGTGAGAACTCATAACCTCCATATAACTATCAACATGTGCAGTCTCTGATTGCTTTGACAGGGTCAGATCATTAACAGAATTCCCATTGGCAAAATGTGAATACTGAGCATTCTTGACAATTCTATGTTGATTCAACGAGTAGTCATCTGATCTGGGAGGAGACCAATCATTTTCCGCTGAAACATTTGAAAAAGTAGTTATTATATCAAGAAAGGAAAACTAAATATGTACAGCAAGAAAACGTGCAAATTTCTATGTAAACTAAAGAGTTACCTACttctaaaattttcaagaacCCTTTGTTTTTCTTGGGGACCAATAAATGTATTATAGTTGTATATATGGTACAAAAAACTTCGTGGACATATTGCACACTTCCTCATGAAAGCAAGTTCTGGATGTGTTATATCCCTAGAAACATACCTTTCATGTACCTCCTGATCTCATCTGGCTGCATGGATTTCGCTCCTTTCACTGTTCGGTTGAGTGATTCTGCCATTGCCCTTTTAACTTCAGGCGGCACATTGGGACAACCTTTTGAGGGCCCTTTTGGATCACCTCCAGCCAAATGTGCCTTAAGATGTGTAATTCCTCCAGAAGAAGATATGAAACCGCAATACTTGCAAACTGCTCTCTGCCTTTTTGCATCAACTGGTGTAGCATAATCCCAGGCAGCATCAAGTGGCCTTCCCCTTCTAACTGATTTTTTGGATGCAGGTACTGCTAATTTAGAGAAGAAGGTACAAACAATAGCACCCTGAGTTAAATCTTAATTGAGAGAGGGCGTATTTAGAAAAAAGTTTaaacagaagaaaaaaagaaagcagGAGCAATCTTTGCACAATAACCTCAACTCTTTTTGGGGTAttgtttttaaataaagaaaaaagtggATAATTGTGTGTgatgaaaacaaaacaaattgtTTCAAACccgtaatataatttttatcaaatacaTGCAGGAAAGGATGCCACTTCCATATGCAGTGTACAAAGGTGGTGGTCAAAATTTCAAGAGGAAATTCATTGATGTACGTAAATGTGTAAAGACGACTCTGTCATTCCTCCCTTAGAGGAAGAGGGAATATAATTAACCAAAATTATGTAATAGCAAAGACAAATAAAACAGCAAGCTGAACTAATAAACAAGCCCAGTAAAAAGAGTTAAAGCACTTGTCCATTTTCGTGGGATAATCTTTTCCAACTTTCACAAGGAAATGAACTAGTCTTGGATTTGACTTTAAAAGGACGTTGCAAGTTCAAGCCGTGGAAACAATCTCTTGCATAAATGCAAAATAAGGTTGTGTACAATAAGCATGATGTGCTCAGCCTTTTTCGGACCTCGTATAGCAGGAGTGGCTCTTCGTATGAAAGATTACTAATTTCCATAGCACATATTACCAATGcatttcctctttttttctgACAAAGTATTGATGTAGAAAGAGTTCACCTCTACGAGATGAATGCTGACTGAAAATTTTCTCCAAACTATCCAAAATGAGAACATTCTAATAGCCAAAATTGAATGATCCAACTCGCACTCGGAGAATATTTTGCTTTTCTCTCTTTCTGAAATGCATTAACAAATCTACAACAAAGTGGATAGAACCGAAAGTGCCTTTTTCCAACTCCTCACTTATTTTATAATCGTGGTGTCAGGAGCAGCAACTCGACTAATACAACGAGGTACCTGGTACCTTCCGCCAATAGAGGTCACTTTGTCCACCAAGGCTTGAACAGATAGGATTAAATAAAGTGACGACGACCAGaaataatgttttatgtgcCAAAAGGAGGGTACAGACTAGTATATATCACATGGACATGACGATGAGGATGGGAGGTGCATTAGAAGAGATTAAAGGTGTAAGGAGAGCCCTAGAACAAAGCCAAGTAGGGAACTACGTAACGGATTAAATAAGCTTGCACAAGACCCAACGTCAATCAAAATATCTCCATGGATATAAACAGCTATGTGGTGCATAACCTatcattttttaagttttttaagaCTAGTTTCCAATGCTTCAACCTGTTTGTCATTTGGACATTTGTATAAGGAGTTATGGCCTTTTTACTGAAGAGTAGTAGAGCAGCTACGCAACCAAAAAGACCTTCATGGGTCCACGTAGGGGGCTGTGTAGGCCACCTAGGAAACTGAGGCCTTTTTAAAGGCTAGTTGGGGCCCATTTCTTCATTTCCCCAAGTCTGAAAAATGTCCTAGAGAAAGGGAGCTCGTCAAGACTTGAACACACTCCAAGGTGAGTTTTAATGGTGTTTTGAGTTAGTTTCAACTCCCGAATCTTCATAACAAGATTAAACCTTAGGATTATAGATTCTTGCTTGAACCTTCATTTTTTGGTAAAGAACACCATGAAATCTGAAATTCAAGATTTGGCTATCAAGAGGTTAATTCTTCATCTCACACTTAAATATGTTCTGAACTTAGTAATTGAAAGGTATAGTGAGGTTGAAACCACCATTTGTACGAGTAATAGCATTAGTTCTAGAAATGGATATCATTGAGTTACAGTTCTTGAAAGAAGAAATGATTTAAATGGTAGAATTATAGGTCGAGTGATACAATTGGGCCGAGTAAGAAGAGTTATAGGACTATTCTATAtgcattttctattttatagtCCAATCTAGTCTAGAATTAATAAATAAGTGTATTATATACAAATGAGTCCTTTTATGTTTTACACTTAAAAAGAGTCTAAGGGATATATAACTTGTAATTGTGGGAGAGAATATTATCGAATACCGGTTGTATCGTTAGTTGGCAAGAAGAAGGGCTGTTAGAAGAAGAAACATCATAGAAAGAAGGTTGTAATGTTTTATGCACACTAGGTGTTTGATGAATTGCCAATAAGACCTAAACATGAATGCTTTTACTAGTATTAATCCTACTTGATGTATATTGTTGTAAATTGAAGTCATAATGGTGATTGAACATTGTAGTACTCTTAAAAGGACAGAACTGAAGTATGTTGGCTAAACTCTTTCTCATAAGAAAAATCTCCTTTGTTATAAGGATGGAACTGGCTGTAATTGCTATCAAAAGTGTGAAGCAGCAAGTATACAATGATATAGAAGGGTCTCTAGTCAATCTACAAACAAGCAAAATACTTCGACAAGCCAAAAGAGATTAATCTACACAAACTCTTCACCAACTGCACACCCTGTTCAAACTACAAAAGTGCAGTTCCAAGCCATCCAAAATTAAGCTATGGGACAGACAAGAAACAGTGTGCTCAGAACACTTCTGTTTCTCTCGTTCTGATagaaataaatatctttttGTGGAGCAAAAGACTCCTATCGAGATACAACTAGTTTTCCATATTAAAGTATATATAGAAGCATCCCTATTTTCAGAAACATACCTTCAAAGTCAGTCCTGATTTCCTGTAGCTGTGGGGCCTTCCCCCCTCTTATAGTTCCTAGTAACCATTCTTTCATCACCCTTTTGACTTCTGGTGGTACATTTGGACAACCCTTCAGAGAACCCGTCGGATCACCTCCACCCAGATGTGTCTTAAGATAAGTAATGCCTCCAGAGGAAGAGATAAATCCGCAATAATTGCAAACTGTCCTCTGCTTCTTTCCATCTACTGGAGTAGCATGTTGCCAAGCGTCATCAAGTGGTCTTCCCTTTCTAGCTGATTTTGAGGCAGTTGCTGCTTATTCAAAGAAGCAAGAGGAGGatgtccaaataaaaaaaaatcatacttcaaaGTTCAAATTTGAAGGGATGAGTACAAGAAAATTCTTTTTCATCCATGCATTGAATAAGTACAAGAGCAAGTTACAAAAGCAAAGAAACTAGTTATTAGGCATGATGGAAGCACTAGTAAAGTTCAAAATAGGCACTAACAAATTGGTATGTAACCCGTAGTTGtgaattttcctttaaaatttttattcaaaagtAATATTATATCATCTCATCTCTTATTTCCAACACGCCCCTCATGTGGGCCTAATTCTTTTCCATAGACCAAACACGTGGatgttctttttttataatgGGTGGCAGGACACTCGAACTCAGAACCTCTACCTGATATGATATCATACTGAAGTGTGTAATCATCACATCTAAGAGCTTAAGTTGTTACAAAAAGCacattttattcaatattattgatTTGCACCAAAGGTGCTAATATACAACAatcatgtatcatatacatgtaccaaaaaaatcacaaaggcaaaataaaataaaaccatcTATGCTGATAGGGGCATTCTTGTTACACCTGAAaactgttttttaaaaaaaaaaaaggaatctGACTTTGAACCACGGATTTCCAACTTCCTCAAGTAAGAAACAAAATTCAAGACAGAGTTACCAATAAATTTAGGAAGGTTAGTACTTTGAAAAAGGTTAGTAATAATTACAACAAGAAAAGGAGAAATATACACCTGAAATATCATATACACTATCTAAATAACCTCCATTGCACTTTTAGGACACTGATGTCCTTACCCTTACCGTCTAAGATTTAAAGTGTATATACTCTTTGCACTAACGGATGGACGCGTGTCATGATGTTAACATCCCACccaaaattaaactaattttcTATCCACAAATAAAAAACTCACCCATCTTACACAATTAAACCCAACCCATGACCCGAATTATAACACTTCTTCCACCCTAATTTAGTGATTTGTTCATgaatttgaagaaattaaaaaaaagattctgTGGGCGGCTGGACctaattttgatgtttatttttgtttcttagtcCCGACTATGGATCATTTCAGGCTGGTCTATGTTTcttgtatacatatacaaacaatcacaattttctttcttcaagtGCGATTTGTCAGCCACTAACCTCGTGGTAGCTGTAATGGGGTAGAGAAATTGGAACAGTTTACCAACATCAACAATGGCTTATCATGCACTTATAATTTGACAAAATAGAAACTGAAAAAAAGGGGTTATGTTAAGGGTAcaagaaaattgaaattgagGAGTATGAAGAATAGGGTTTTTGCGTAAGGGAGAGAATCAAGAAGACGGAGCGGGAGGAAATACACAAAAAGCtgatgaacaattgttgaaaatatgtttatattacAAAATTGTAATGTCTGCAtcttttgactttttattatttCGAAGAAAGAATCGAAAACATGTATACATATGCATAAAGCACGCCAGGAGAAGACTTGGATTTGGTGTTTAGACTGTGGTTTTCAGGTTGGAGTAATGGTAGTAACTGTAAATTTAGTTTGCAATAGCGTTAATGGTTGTGTCAATTCTCTTTACTGTTGTTCTTATGCTCTAGATGTTATAATTTCTCAGTACATTATCAATTAACAGAGTTCAGTCTCTATAAATGTGTATCTGTTGCGGGAAAGCACATAGATGTATTCAATGTCTGAGTTCTGTGATATTTTGTTAGTTTAGATTGggggagaagaagaagaggtttTTAATTCGGGTCACGGGTTGATTGTGTAAGATGGGTGGGTTATCTAATtgtgaataaaaattaattgaattttggTTAAACCGTTAAAGATCATGACACGTGTTCCATTAGTACAAAGGGTATGTACACCCCAAATCTTAGACGGTAAGAACATCAGCATCCAAAAGGTATACCAGAGGGTATTTAGATACCAGTCATAATAGTTCGAgggtatatttatcctttttccgTTAAAACAATTGCAGGTAAAACAATGCTTATAAGGAACACATTCAACATTGTGCTAAAACAAACTCAACTATCCCCTCTGAAATGAGGCCAGAAAGAAACACAAGAATAGGAAAAGGACAAAAATATGAATACTGTTCAATGGAGATTTCTTTCGCACATGGACAATAAATGAAGTACTTTAAATTCATATAGAAATGACAAATGACAAGAAAGTTAAGGAATTTCTTAAGCTACATCTTTCTGAAACATTACCATTAGTCTTGTATCCGTAATACAGTTGGTTAAATTAGTGGTATTTAGTACAGCGCCACGAACAAGTTATATGTTTGCTTCTAACAGCACCTGTTGTTTCTAGAAAGAAGGGAAAGGTCGATCAAGATGTGACTTAACTATTGGAACTACACCAaactcctggtttctgatgcaCTAAACCACACTGATGAACTGTCATTTTCAATTGGCTATTTTACAACTGTATTGAGTGATTAGTGAGCTCTCGTAGTGCTAAATGATCTCTTGCATGCTTCACAGGCCTTTACACATCCTATATGACATTTTCTCACCGAGAAGCCCAACCATAGATCTTCCTTTCTGCTTTTCCATTTACTATCA includes:
- the LOC107018386 gene encoding uncharacterized protein LOC107018386 isoform X1, with product MAAKPIDDTIWRGSFMISRPEMRLNLTAHLSSKACAKVWLAAKEMAEVIYPEFLPKRDVWPKSFKSAKLIDDNIAIYFFSVKGRDDQVFENLLYNLRHYDIALRALVGDSELLIFTSAHLPEKHHIAGFEGKVYLWGVFSGRQAPPQESPDDCFIHNTRVTQASIPNSANDGKDRSCKEFSNRKDPSTASKSARKGRPLDDAWQHATPVDGKKQRTVCNYCGFISSSGGITYLKTHLGGGDPTGSLKGCPNVPPEVKRVMKEWLLGTIRGGKAPQLQEIRTDFEAVPASKKSVRRGRPLDAAWDYATPVDAKRQRAVCKYCGFISSSGGITHLKAHLAGGDPKGPSKGCPNVPPEVKRAMAESLNRTVKGAKSMQPDEIRRYMKAENDWSPPRSDDYSLNQHRIVKNAQYSHFANGNSVNDLTLSKQSETAHVDSYMEVMSSHNACKSSFLSKPSTRVGFI
- the LOC107018386 gene encoding uncharacterized protein LOC107018386 isoform X3, translated to MAAKPIDDTIWRGSFMISRPEMRLNLTAHLSSKACAKVWLAAKEMAEVIYPEFLPKRDVWPKSFKSAKLIDDNIAIYFFSVKGRDDQVFENLLYNLRHYDIALRALVGDSELLIFTSAHLPEKHHRFEGKVYLWGVFSGRQAPPQESPDDCFIHNTRVTQASIPNSANDGKDRSCKEFSNRKDPSTASKSARKGRPLDDAWQHATPVDGKKQRTVCNYCGFISSSGGITYLKTHLGGGDPTGSLKGCPNVPPEVKRVMKEWLLGTIRGGKAPQLQEIRTDFEAVPASKKSVRRGRPLDAAWDYATPVDAKRQRAVCKYCGFISSSGGITHLKAHLAGGDPKGPSKGCPNVPPEVKRAMAESLNRTVKGAKSMQPDEIRRYMKAENDWSPPRSDDYSLNQHRIVKNAQYSHFANGNSVNDLTLSKQSETAHVDSYMEVMSSHNACKSSFLSKPSTRVGFI
- the LOC107018386 gene encoding uncharacterized protein LOC107018386 isoform X2, with amino-acid sequence MAAKPIDDTIWRGSFMISRPEMRLNLTAHLSSKACAKVWLAAKEMAEVIYPEFLPKRDVWPKSFKSAKLIDDNIAIYFFSVKGRDDQVFENLLYNLRHYDIALRALVGDSELLIFTSAHLPEKHHIAGFEGKVYLWGVFSGRQAPPQESPDDCFIHNTRVTQASIPNSANDGKDRSCKEFSNRKDPSTASKSARKGRPLDDAWQHATPVDGKKQRTVCNYCGFISSSGGITYLKTHLGGGDPTGSLKGCPNVPPEVKRVMKEWLLGTIRGGKAPQLQEIRTDFEVPASKKSVRRGRPLDAAWDYATPVDAKRQRAVCKYCGFISSSGGITHLKAHLAGGDPKGPSKGCPNVPPEVKRAMAESLNRTVKGAKSMQPDEIRRYMKAENDWSPPRSDDYSLNQHRIVKNAQYSHFANGNSVNDLTLSKQSETAHVDSYMEVMSSHNACKSSFLSKPSTRVGFI